The Bos indicus isolate NIAB-ARS_2022 breed Sahiwal x Tharparkar chromosome 28, NIAB-ARS_B.indTharparkar_mat_pri_1.0, whole genome shotgun sequence genome has a window encoding:
- the RASSF4 gene encoding ras association domain-containing protein 4 isoform X3, which translates to MKEDCPPSSHVPISDSKSILKSELLSLLKTYNCYHEGKSSQLRRREEEGALIIEGLLNISWGLKRPIRLQIQDDRERVHLSWTPGQSSCHSKEPPVQDGRVTAQEPSSQAGPQEESSRDRSEPVEEDEETPQLLRTKSDAACVIQRRPRSRAPGEAQRTRRHRFSINGHFYNHKTSVFTPAYGSMTNVRVNSTMTTLQVLTLLLNKFRVENGPSEFALYVVHESGERTKLKDCEYPLIARILHGPCEKIARIFLMEADLGEEVPHDVPSPASDNVTAPGAAGGSQVAHQHLPLPKPPAASAH; encoded by the exons ATGAAGGAAGATTGCCCCCCCAGCTCTCACGTGCCCATCAGCGACagcaagtccattctgaa gtCAGAGCTCTTAAGCCTGCTGAAAACCTACAACTGCTACCACGAGGGCAAGAGCTCCCAGCTGAGGCGCAGGGAG GAAGAAGGGGCTCTGATCATCGAGGGGCTCCTCAACATTTCCTGGGGACTGAAGCGGCCCATCCGGCTCCAGATACAGGATGACAGGGAGCGCGTGCACCTCTCCTGGACACCCGGACAGTCCAGCTGCCATTC GAAGGAGCCACctgttcaagatggcagagtcaCTGCCCAGGAACCTAGTTCTCAGGCTGGGCCCCAGGAGGAGAGTTCCAGAGACAGATCAG AGCCAGTGGAGGAGGACGAGGAGACCCCACAGCTGCTGCGCACCAAGAGCGATGCGGCCTGTGTGATCCAGAGGCGGCCCAGGAGCCGGGCGCCCGGCGAGGCCCAGAGGACCCGGAGGCACCGCTTCTCCATCAACGGGCACTTTTACAACCACAAG ACCTCCGTGTTCACTCCCGCCTATGGGTCCATGACCAACGTGCGAGTCAACAGCACCATGACGACCCTGCAGGTGCTCACTCTGCTGCTGAACAAGTTCCGA GTGGAAAATGGCCCCAGTGAGTTTGCACTCTACGTCGTTCATGAGTCTGGGG AGcgtacaaaattaaaagactgtgAGTACCCACTGATTGCCAGAATCCTGCATGGGCCCTGTGAGAAGATCGCCAGGATATTCCTGATGGAAGCTGACTTGGGCGAGGAGGTCCCCCACGAT GTTCCAAGCCCTGCGTCTGACAATGTTACAGCGCCTGGAGCAGCTGGTGGAAGCCAAGTAGCCCACCAGCACCTGCCCCTTCCGAAGCCCCCAGCAGCCAGTGCCCACTGA
- the RASSF4 gene encoding ras association domain-containing protein 4 isoform X1, whose amino-acid sequence MKEDCPPSSHVPISDSKSILKSELLSLLKTYNCYHEGKSSQLRRREEEGALIIEGLLNISWGLKRPIRLQIQDDRERVHLSWTPGQSSCHSKEPPVQDGRVTAQEPSSQAGPQEESSRDRSEPVEEDEETPQLLRTKSDAACVIQRRPRSRAPGEAQRTRRHRFSINGHFYNHKTSVFTPAYGSMTNVRVNSTMTTLQVLTLLLNKFRVENGPSEFALYVVHESGERTKLKDCEYPLIARILHGPCEKIARIFLMEADLGEEVPHDVAQYIKFEMPVLDSFVEKLKEEEEREIIKLTMKFQALRLTMLQRLEQLVEAK is encoded by the exons ATGAAGGAAGATTGCCCCCCCAGCTCTCACGTGCCCATCAGCGACagcaagtccattctgaa gtCAGAGCTCTTAAGCCTGCTGAAAACCTACAACTGCTACCACGAGGGCAAGAGCTCCCAGCTGAGGCGCAGGGAG GAAGAAGGGGCTCTGATCATCGAGGGGCTCCTCAACATTTCCTGGGGACTGAAGCGGCCCATCCGGCTCCAGATACAGGATGACAGGGAGCGCGTGCACCTCTCCTGGACACCCGGACAGTCCAGCTGCCATTC GAAGGAGCCACctgttcaagatggcagagtcaCTGCCCAGGAACCTAGTTCTCAGGCTGGGCCCCAGGAGGAGAGTTCCAGAGACAGATCAG AGCCAGTGGAGGAGGACGAGGAGACCCCACAGCTGCTGCGCACCAAGAGCGATGCGGCCTGTGTGATCCAGAGGCGGCCCAGGAGCCGGGCGCCCGGCGAGGCCCAGAGGACCCGGAGGCACCGCTTCTCCATCAACGGGCACTTTTACAACCACAAG ACCTCCGTGTTCACTCCCGCCTATGGGTCCATGACCAACGTGCGAGTCAACAGCACCATGACGACCCTGCAGGTGCTCACTCTGCTGCTGAACAAGTTCCGA GTGGAAAATGGCCCCAGTGAGTTTGCACTCTACGTCGTTCATGAGTCTGGGG AGcgtacaaaattaaaagactgtgAGTACCCACTGATTGCCAGAATCCTGCATGGGCCCTGTGAGAAGATCGCCAGGATATTCCTGATGGAAGCTGACTTGGGCGAGGAGGTCCCCCACGAT GTCGCTCAGTACATTAAGTTTGAAATGCCGGTGCTGGACAGTtttgttgaaaaattaaaagaagaggaggaaagagaaataatcaAACTGACCATGAA GTTCCAAGCCCTGCGTCTGACAATGTTACAGCGCCTGGAGCAGCTGGTGGAAGCCAAGTAG
- the RASSF4 gene encoding ras association domain-containing protein 4 isoform X2 yields MKEDCPPSSHVPISDSKSILKSELLSLLKTYNCYHEGKSSQLRRREEEGALIIEGLLNISWGLKRPIRLQIQDDRERVHLSWTPGQSSCHSKEPPVQDGRVTAQEPSSQAGPQEESSRDRSEPVEEDEETPQLLRTKSDAACVIQRRPRSRAPGEAQRTRRHRFSINGHFYNHKTSVFTPAYGSMTNVRVNSTMTTLQVLTLLLNKFRVENGPSEFALYVVHESGERTKLKDCEYPLIARILHGPCEKIARIFLMEADLGEEVPHDGSQLPLGSEWAPSSLVHTELCRGVGGRRAASSLETKPC; encoded by the exons ATGAAGGAAGATTGCCCCCCCAGCTCTCACGTGCCCATCAGCGACagcaagtccattctgaa gtCAGAGCTCTTAAGCCTGCTGAAAACCTACAACTGCTACCACGAGGGCAAGAGCTCCCAGCTGAGGCGCAGGGAG GAAGAAGGGGCTCTGATCATCGAGGGGCTCCTCAACATTTCCTGGGGACTGAAGCGGCCCATCCGGCTCCAGATACAGGATGACAGGGAGCGCGTGCACCTCTCCTGGACACCCGGACAGTCCAGCTGCCATTC GAAGGAGCCACctgttcaagatggcagagtcaCTGCCCAGGAACCTAGTTCTCAGGCTGGGCCCCAGGAGGAGAGTTCCAGAGACAGATCAG AGCCAGTGGAGGAGGACGAGGAGACCCCACAGCTGCTGCGCACCAAGAGCGATGCGGCCTGTGTGATCCAGAGGCGGCCCAGGAGCCGGGCGCCCGGCGAGGCCCAGAGGACCCGGAGGCACCGCTTCTCCATCAACGGGCACTTTTACAACCACAAG ACCTCCGTGTTCACTCCCGCCTATGGGTCCATGACCAACGTGCGAGTCAACAGCACCATGACGACCCTGCAGGTGCTCACTCTGCTGCTGAACAAGTTCCGA GTGGAAAATGGCCCCAGTGAGTTTGCACTCTACGTCGTTCATGAGTCTGGGG AGcgtacaaaattaaaagactgtgAGTACCCACTGATTGCCAGAATCCTGCATGGGCCCTGTGAGAAGATCGCCAGGATATTCCTGATGGAAGCTGACTTGGGCGAGGAGGTCCCCCACGAT GGATCACAGTTGCCTTTGGGGTCAGAATGGGCTCCATCCTCCCTGGTACACACAGAGCTGTGTcggggggtgggaggaagacgGGCAGCCTCTTCCTTGGAGACAAAACCCTGCTGA
- the DEPP1 gene encoding protein DEPP1 yields MRSRLLLSVALLPTIRETSEEMLPGGAGEEPPASPSLDDYVRSICQLAQPTSVLDEAAARVRTSRPHRLARSCAKSCPTGSLQDMTTRFTGQQPSLPRTGTVDPLDWLFGESQEKQPSTRDVPRRTGPSADPWASCRQTDSGKAPGTPRGRLSDAKAPGHSLQRTSRDWHQCSQASGQPGQDVGSPTSPRHSSILRTLSLHLPVIHEL; encoded by the coding sequence ATGAGGTCCCGGCTTTTGCTTTCTGTGGCCCTCCTGCCCACAATTCGGGAGACCTCGGAGGAGATGCTACCCGGAGGGGCTGGAGAGGAACCGCCCGCCTCCCCCAGCCTGGATGACTACGTGAGGTCCATTTGTCAGTTGGCACAGCCCACCTCAGTGCTGGATGAGGCCGCAGCCAGGGTGCGAACCAGCAGACCCCACCGGCTAGCCCGTTCCTGTGCAAAGAGCTGCCCCACTGGGTCTCTACAGGACATGACCACTCGCTTCACTGGCCAGCAGCCCTCCCTGCCCAGGACTGGCACTGTGGACCCCCTGGACTGGCTCTTTGGGGAGTCTCAGGAGAAGCAGCCAAGTACAAGGGATGTGCCAAGGAGGACTGGACCCTCCGCTGATCCCTGGGCTTCTTGCAGACAGACGGACAGTGGCAAGGCGCCAGGGACCCCCAGAGGGAGGCTGAGTGATGCCAAGGCTCCAGGACACTCTCTGCAGAGAACGTCGAGGGACTGGCACCAGTGCTCCCAGGCTTCTGGGCAACCTGGACAGGATGTGGGCTCCCCCACAAGCCCTCGCCACAGCAGTATCCTCAGAACTCTCTCTCTGCACCTCCCGGTGATCCATGAACTCTGA